One Sagittula stellata E-37 genomic window carries:
- a CDS encoding Mu transposase C-terminal domain-containing protein, translated as MAVLQGGFGGLLIKARYYMGFTKRIPEPLSATRSRFAFGEYDEVIIDGISYRPSESNEFGYTFRRTDLLSVAESFTHAMLSQRVNSGEIEHRRDAFLPDHAKRRLNLPTQELSALSLKQQQKAKYHESLIRAFLEMEAEGKVKRTEESVKAALAEIKFRASKYLSVPSEGDPFPAHGNTMIVPTKISASRLLKRVAAFRRDGMAALYDQGGQGRRSRRLGPDELALLARTVRNYLTMEQPSVAQVVEDVDNAFIAENLRRQELRKREAAGEKLGESTRPLVTPSRETIHLAGRKLDPFEVDIARFGLEEARKRNAPVGKGLELTRPFERVEMDEWQVDVMAPLAESGIWSILSQEEKSSLGLEEGKMARWFLTAAECCTTRCVVAMKLSRSPSKRSAMQTMDMIVRDKGVWADAVGAHSPWNMSGTPELIVTDCGSAFIDFDTRVGATDLGINIDAGPAGMPEFRARIERLFGTMANNFIGRLTGRTFSNTVVKGDYDSEARAALTAEELSEALVRWVVDVYHRRPHAGLNGETPLNCWNRLVGRYGVAPMPALGLRRRALGTRLKRTVSKKGISVLGIRYHSEVLARWFMHNTEKEVRVRWYSEDLGAIAVELDGKWIEVPSVFERFHGERAQTWMLAVREVRASVAAQKKIDQEVIFNAMTRLREINANAIARQWLFVDDYSKERIAELEDRYLIGFEVDETPDTLRLYPASDGLGIDLPTAPSVTQPERRARDPVLAAPNHASHAAGAPNAFADPDADWSFGDK; from the coding sequence TTGGCGGTCTTGCAGGGCGGCTTCGGCGGTCTGCTCATAAAAGCCCGCTACTACATGGGCTTCACGAAGCGAATCCCGGAGCCTCTTTCTGCAACAAGGTCGCGTTTTGCCTTCGGCGAATATGATGAGGTAATCATCGATGGCATCTCTTACCGTCCATCTGAGAGCAACGAATTCGGATACACCTTTCGGAGAACTGACCTCCTGAGTGTCGCGGAATCCTTCACGCACGCAATGCTCTCGCAGCGGGTCAATTCAGGAGAGATCGAACACCGGCGTGACGCATTCCTTCCGGATCATGCGAAACGCAGGCTGAATCTCCCGACACAAGAACTGTCCGCGCTTTCGTTGAAGCAGCAACAGAAAGCCAAATACCACGAGTCCTTGATCCGTGCATTCCTGGAAATGGAAGCCGAGGGTAAGGTCAAACGAACCGAGGAGTCCGTAAAGGCCGCCTTGGCGGAGATCAAGTTCCGCGCCAGCAAGTACCTTTCTGTGCCCAGCGAAGGCGACCCGTTCCCGGCACACGGCAATACCATGATCGTTCCCACGAAGATCAGCGCGAGCCGACTCTTGAAACGCGTTGCCGCCTTTCGCCGGGATGGTATGGCGGCCCTATATGATCAGGGCGGTCAAGGTCGTCGCAGCCGTCGCCTTGGTCCGGACGAACTTGCGCTTTTGGCCCGAACGGTCCGCAATTATCTCACCATGGAGCAACCGTCTGTCGCTCAAGTGGTAGAAGACGTAGACAACGCCTTCATCGCCGAAAACCTTCGTCGCCAAGAGCTGCGAAAACGGGAAGCGGCCGGTGAGAAGCTTGGCGAGAGCACGAGGCCCCTTGTGACGCCGTCTCGCGAGACGATCCACCTCGCGGGAAGGAAGCTCGACCCCTTCGAGGTGGACATAGCGCGTTTCGGACTGGAAGAAGCCCGCAAGCGCAATGCGCCGGTCGGAAAGGGGCTGGAACTCACTCGTCCGTTCGAACGCGTCGAGATGGACGAATGGCAGGTCGATGTCATGGCCCCGTTGGCGGAATCGGGCATCTGGTCGATATTGAGCCAGGAGGAGAAGTCTAGCCTCGGCCTGGAAGAGGGCAAGATGGCACGCTGGTTCCTGACTGCTGCTGAGTGCTGCACAACTCGTTGTGTCGTAGCCATGAAGCTCTCACGATCGCCCAGCAAGCGCAGCGCAATGCAGACGATGGACATGATCGTGCGCGACAAGGGGGTATGGGCAGACGCGGTTGGTGCGCATTCTCCATGGAACATGTCCGGCACGCCTGAGCTCATCGTCACCGATTGCGGCTCCGCCTTCATCGACTTCGACACAAGGGTCGGCGCGACCGATCTCGGGATCAATATCGACGCCGGCCCGGCCGGGATGCCGGAGTTCCGGGCGCGGATCGAGCGCCTGTTCGGAACGATGGCGAACAACTTCATCGGACGGCTCACTGGGAGAACCTTCAGCAACACCGTCGTCAAGGGCGACTACGACTCCGAAGCCCGGGCAGCATTGACGGCCGAGGAACTCAGTGAGGCACTGGTTCGCTGGGTCGTCGACGTGTACCATCGCCGCCCGCATGCAGGCCTGAACGGGGAAACGCCCCTCAATTGCTGGAACCGGCTCGTCGGGCGGTATGGCGTCGCGCCGATGCCCGCACTCGGGCTGCGGCGCAGGGCACTCGGCACCCGGCTGAAACGGACGGTGTCCAAGAAGGGCATCTCGGTTCTGGGCATTCGCTATCATTCAGAGGTGCTCGCCCGCTGGTTCATGCACAACACCGAGAAGGAGGTCCGTGTACGCTGGTATTCGGAGGATCTCGGCGCGATCGCAGTGGAACTGGACGGTAAGTGGATCGAGGTGCCTTCCGTCTTCGAACGCTTCCACGGAGAGCGTGCACAGACCTGGATGTTGGCGGTGCGCGAGGTCCGCGCGTCGGTCGCGGCACAGAAAAAGATCGACCAGGAAGTCATCTTCAACGCGATGACCCGCCTCCGCGAGATCAACGCCAATGCCATCGCCCGCCAATGGCTGTTCGTCGACGACTACTCCAAGGAGCGCATTGCGGAACTCGAGGACCGCTACCTGATCGGGTTTGAGGTGGACGAGACG
- a CDS encoding LysR family transcriptional regulator — protein sequence MDTRQLKTLLAIQSHGTFAQAADLVGLTPSAVSQQVHALEEELRVTIFDRSTRPPRITPEGLQVIEMAEDILRRAEDTRASLRGDQIAGTLMLGSVRSSALNLLPRAMVQMRGRYPDLKPSLRVSLSSTLIADVAGGRLDAAIVAEHLGIPNTLRWSPFLREPLWLIVPRGMEASDPIELLNTRPYIRFRSAVPLANLIDTELSRLGVVTNDVAEIDTIGSIVTGVRQGLGISVVPHVALQEPEDLNIVRLAFGAPQVTRQIGIVERTAAPRAEIIALLHAVLADLCGDYGVVRPIRS from the coding sequence ATGGACACCCGGCAACTGAAGACCCTTCTGGCCATTCAATCCCATGGCACCTTCGCGCAGGCGGCGGACCTTGTCGGCCTGACGCCCTCGGCCGTCAGCCAACAGGTTCACGCGCTTGAGGAGGAGCTGCGCGTGACCATCTTCGACCGCAGCACGCGACCGCCCAGGATCACACCCGAAGGACTTCAGGTCATTGAAATGGCAGAGGATATCCTGCGACGCGCCGAGGACACCAGGGCCAGCCTGCGCGGCGACCAGATCGCCGGAACGCTGATGCTGGGATCGGTCCGGTCGAGCGCGCTGAACCTGCTGCCGCGCGCCATGGTACAGATGCGCGGACGCTACCCGGACCTGAAGCCAAGCCTGCGTGTGTCGCTGTCCTCGACCCTGATCGCGGACGTGGCCGGCGGACGGCTCGACGCCGCTATCGTCGCGGAACACCTAGGGATTCCCAACACCCTGCGCTGGAGCCCGTTCCTGCGTGAACCGCTCTGGCTGATCGTACCGCGTGGCATGGAAGCGAGCGACCCGATCGAACTGTTGAACACGCGGCCCTACATCCGTTTCCGAAGCGCCGTGCCGCTGGCGAACCTGATCGATACCGAGTTGTCCCGTCTCGGCGTCGTAACCAATGACGTGGCCGAAATCGACACCATCGGATCGATCGTCACAGGCGTGCGGCAGGGTCTGGGCATATCGGTGGTGCCGCATGTTGCCCTGCAGGAACCCGAGGATCTGAACATCGTGCGCCTGGCCTTCGGCGCCCCGCAGGTGACCCGCCAGATCGGCATCGTCGAAAGGACTGCGGCGCCGCGCGCTGAAATCATCGCCCTCCTGCACGCAGTCCTCGCGGACCTCTGCGGCGACTACGGAGTGGTAAGGCCCATACGATCCTGA